The following proteins are co-located in the Candidatus Competibacteraceae bacterium genome:
- a CDS encoding CDP-alcohol phosphatidyltransferase family protein yields the protein MKPHDIPNLITGLRILLVAPFLWLLLEERHSAALVLFVIAGVSDALDGFLAKYYGWTSELGGVLDPIADKLLLLGAILALGWLHELPGWLVMLVLVRDALIVSGAIGYHFLIARFRAAPLMVSKLNTLLQLTLVLAVVANHGIMPLPAWLLETLIGLTALTTVWSGMAYVGYWGRSAWRQRHHPPNRPPPSP from the coding sequence GTGAAACCCCACGACATTCCCAATCTCATCACCGGCCTGCGGATCCTGCTCGTGGCGCCTTTTCTGTGGCTGCTGCTGGAGGAACGCCACAGCGCGGCGCTAGTGCTGTTCGTGATCGCCGGCGTCTCCGACGCGCTGGACGGATTCCTGGCCAAATACTATGGCTGGACCAGCGAGCTGGGCGGTGTCCTCGACCCCATCGCCGACAAACTGTTGCTGTTGGGCGCGATCCTGGCGCTGGGCTGGCTGCATGAACTGCCGGGCTGGCTGGTCATGCTGGTACTGGTACGGGATGCCCTCATCGTCAGCGGCGCGATCGGCTATCATTTTCTGATTGCGCGCTTTCGGGCCGCGCCGCTGATGGTCAGCAAACTGAACACCTTGCTGCAATTGACGCTGGTGCTTGCGGTCGTCGCCAACCACGGGATCATGCCGCTGCCAGCATGGCTGCTGGAAACCCTGATCGGCCTGACCGCGCTGACCACCGTCTGGAGCGGCATGGCCTATGTCGGATACTGGGGCCGCAGTGCTTGGCGTCAGCGCCATCATCCCCCCAACCGACCGCCGCCATCACCATGA
- a CDS encoding zinc ribbon-containing protein, translating into MTEPTQTSRLVQAYDRMMERVKVRLEELEQAEQEALPQLRASIEHAAEKAVELGELTREEARLIGGYLKRDLEDAGQYLTTTGQDLRAWLRFDLELLEDRLLDFFQRGVDQSRLDLLAFEASAEEVETERYHSGEITGPGTLYCEKCGKSMIFLASATIAPCPACGGTDFVRVTEES; encoded by the coding sequence ATGACCGAACCTACGCAAACCAGTCGCCTGGTTCAGGCGTATGACCGCATGATGGAGCGGGTGAAAGTCCGTCTGGAAGAACTGGAACAAGCCGAGCAGGAGGCACTTCCGCAACTGCGCGCCAGTATCGAGCACGCAGCGGAAAAGGCCGTGGAGCTGGGCGAATTGACCCGCGAGGAAGCCCGCTTGATCGGCGGCTATCTGAAACGCGATCTGGAAGATGCCGGCCAGTATCTGACGACCACCGGTCAAGATTTACGTGCTTGGCTACGGTTCGATCTGGAGTTGCTTGAAGACCGCCTGCTGGATTTTTTTCAGCGCGGCGTGGATCAATCGCGGCTGGATCTATTGGCGTTCGAAGCGTCGGCGGAGGAGGTGGAGACCGAGCGGTATCACAGCGGCGAGATTACCGGACCCGGTACTCTGTACTGCGAAAAATGTGGGAAATCGATGATCTTTCTCGCCAGCGCGACGATCGCGCCTTGTCCGGCTTGTGGGGGCACGGACTTCGTGCGCGTGACCGAAGAATCGTGA
- the lnt gene encoding apolipoprotein N-acyltransferase: MMPDLSQRRPLAIDLLAFSAGALLPLAFAPFGIWPLAILLPAILLWSWDNAAPRRAAARGGLFGLGAFGFGIYWIFISLHDFGNAPAAFAALATFVVVAVMALYPAVAGWLLVRWGPPPGPVRWLLVFPTLWTLLDWVRSWLFTGFPWLAVGYSQTDSPLGDLAPYLGVFGVGWAVLASAGLLRALLNSGRGQERLLWLGMLAALWLGAWGLGRIAWVEPAGPPLRIALVQGNITQDRKWQPAVLEETLRRYVQLSLNEHGHADVIVWPETAIPVFQDEARPFLVALTESAQHANIDYVTGIPTGSWETNVFHNSVISIGRSPGSYQKRRLLPFGEYLPLRSFFLFFRDWVNIPMADFTPGERDQPLLHAGGQPVGVSICFEAVFGDEIRQALPEATWLINVSNDAWFKDSTAPHQHLQIVRMRALEMARYLARATNTGLSAILDDRGRIVSQGPQFKAKVIRGEVRPLRGLTPYARFGDLPVVLTMLCLLGTGLFLGRHGAIRP, from the coding sequence ATGATGCCCGATCTTTCGCAACGCCGCCCTCTCGCCATCGACCTGTTGGCCTTTAGCGCCGGGGCGCTGCTGCCGCTTGCCTTCGCGCCGTTCGGGATCTGGCCGCTGGCGATTCTACTGCCCGCCATCCTGCTGTGGAGCTGGGACAATGCCGCGCCGCGGCGGGCGGCGGCGCGCGGCGGGTTGTTCGGCCTGGGCGCGTTTGGTTTTGGCATTTACTGGATCTTCATCAGCCTGCATGACTTCGGCAATGCCCCGGCAGCGTTCGCGGCGCTCGCCACCTTCGTAGTGGTGGCGGTAATGGCGCTGTACCCCGCCGTCGCTGGCTGGCTCCTCGTCCGCTGGGGGCCACCGCCCGGCCCGGTTCGCTGGCTATTGGTCTTCCCGACGTTGTGGACGCTGCTGGACTGGGTTAGAAGTTGGCTGTTCACCGGATTTCCCTGGCTAGCGGTGGGTTACAGTCAGACCGATTCGCCGCTGGGCGATCTCGCGCCCTATCTCGGCGTGTTCGGCGTCGGCTGGGCGGTGTTGGCCAGCGCCGGCTTGTTGCGGGCGCTGCTGAACAGCGGTCGCGGGCAAGAACGCTTGCTCTGGCTGGGCATGCTGGCGGCTTTGTGGCTCGGCGCCTGGGGCCTGGGTCGCATTGCCTGGGTCGAGCCGGCGGGACCGCCGCTGCGCATCGCCCTGGTGCAGGGCAACATCACTCAGGATCGGAAATGGCAGCCCGCCGTGCTGGAAGAAACCCTGCGGCGCTACGTCCAGCTCAGCCTGAACGAGCATGGCCATGCTGATGTCATCGTCTGGCCGGAGACGGCGATCCCGGTTTTCCAGGATGAAGCCCGCCCCTTCCTGGTCGCGCTGACCGAAAGCGCCCAACACGCGAACATCGACTACGTGACCGGGATTCCGACTGGTTCCTGGGAAACCAACGTCTTCCACAATAGCGTGATCAGCATCGGCCGCTCGCCCGGTTCCTACCAGAAACGCCGCTTGCTGCCGTTTGGCGAATATCTACCGCTGCGCTCGTTCTTCCTGTTCTTTCGGGACTGGGTGAACATCCCGATGGCCGACTTCACCCCCGGCGAGCGCGATCAGCCGCTACTGCACGCCGGTGGACAGCCGGTCGGAGTCTCCATCTGCTTCGAGGCCGTGTTCGGCGACGAAATCCGTCAGGCACTGCCCGAGGCGACCTGGTTGATCAACGTCAGTAACGACGCCTGGTTCAAGGATTCCACCGCCCCGCACCAGCACCTGCAAATCGTGCGGATGCGCGCCCTGGAAATGGCTCGCTACCTGGCCCGCGCCACCAATACCGGCCTCTCCGCCATTCTCGACGACCGTGGCCGAATCGTCAGCCAAGGTCCACAGTTCAAGGCCAAAGTCATCCGTGGCGAGGTGCGCCCACTGCGCGGACTGACGCCTTACGCCCGTTTTGGGGATTTGCCGGTGGTACTGACGATGCTCTGTTTACTGGGTACCGGCTTGTTTCTGGGCCGGCACGGCGCGATCAGGCCATGA
- a CDS encoding CBS domain-containing protein, with protein MNDERAESSHKSWLERLSSALMGEPKDRDELIKLLRDAQQRELLDADSFKMMEGVMKVSETQVRDVMIPRAQMVVLEHDWSLERLIAEIVESGHSRLPVIDETKDNVIGILIVKDLLSHAFDRREAFDLRALLRPAKYIPESKRLNILLKEFRGNRLHMAIVVDEYGGVAGLITIEDVLEEIVGEIDDEHDTDDDSAFIRSQGDSFIVKALTPVEDFNEYFQATLNDERADTVGGLVMMELGRLPKGGETVDLDRFHFRVLRADNRRIHLLETTLHDGQQAVLSTTENS; from the coding sequence ATGAACGACGAGCGAGCCGAATCAAGCCATAAATCGTGGCTGGAACGTTTAAGCTCCGCCCTGATGGGCGAACCCAAGGACCGGGACGAACTCATAAAGTTGTTGCGCGACGCCCAGCAACGGGAACTGCTGGACGCCGACTCCTTCAAGATGATGGAAGGCGTCATGAAGGTGTCGGAAACCCAGGTGCGCGACGTCATGATTCCCCGCGCGCAGATGGTGGTGCTCGAACACGACTGGAGCCTGGAGCGCCTGATCGCCGAAATCGTCGAGTCCGGCCATTCCCGCCTTCCGGTCATCGACGAGACCAAGGACAACGTCATCGGTATCCTGATCGTCAAGGATTTGCTGAGCCACGCCTTCGACCGCCGTGAAGCCTTCGATCTCCGCGCTCTGCTGCGCCCAGCCAAGTACATCCCCGAAAGCAAGCGTCTCAATATTCTGCTCAAGGAATTCCGTGGCAATCGCCTGCACATGGCCATCGTGGTCGATGAATACGGCGGCGTGGCTGGATTGATCACCATTGAGGACGTGCTGGAAGAGATCGTCGGTGAAATCGACGACGAACACGATACCGACGACGACAGCGCCTTCATCCGCTCCCAGGGCGACTCCTTCATCGTCAAGGCACTGACTCCGGTCGAGGATTTCAACGAGTACTTCCAGGCCACCCTCAACGACGAACGAGCCGATACCGTCGGCGGGCTGGTCATGATGGAGCTGGGGCGACTGCCCAAGGGCGGCGAGACCGTGGACCTGGATCGGTTCCACTTCCGGGTGCTGCGCGCCGACAACCGGCGGATTCATCTGCTGGAAACGACCTTGCACGACGGTCAGCAAGCCGTGCTGTCCACCACCGAGAACAGCTGA
- the ybeY gene encoding rRNA maturation RNase YbeY, giving the protein MTLEQDNSSWTLELDLQIALDMPGLPDEREFRHWAEAALAGAGYRCDAELTVRVVNEAESTALNETYRHKQGPTNVLSFPFEAPPGVESTLLGDIVICAPVVLREAFSQEKPAWAHWAHLVAHGVLHLLGYDHQHEPHAEAMETLEIRILAGLGYPDPYGDPQDRS; this is encoded by the coding sequence ATGACGCTGGAACAGGACAACTCCTCATGGACGCTGGAACTGGATTTGCAGATCGCCTTGGACATGCCGGGATTGCCGGATGAGCGCGAGTTCCGCCACTGGGCCGAAGCGGCGCTCGCCGGCGCGGGCTATCGCTGCGATGCCGAACTGACCGTCCGCGTGGTCAACGAAGCCGAAAGCACGGCGCTCAATGAAACCTACCGCCACAAGCAGGGACCGACCAACGTGTTGTCCTTTCCGTTCGAGGCGCCGCCTGGGGTCGAAAGCACCCTGCTGGGCGACATCGTGATCTGCGCCCCGGTGGTGCTGCGCGAGGCATTCAGTCAGGAAAAACCGGCCTGGGCACACTGGGCACACCTGGTCGCGCATGGCGTTTTACACCTGCTGGGCTATGATCATCAGCATGAGCCACATGCCGAAGCCATGGAAACCTTGGAAATCCGTATCCTGGCGGGTCTCGGCTACCCTGATCCTTATGGAGACCCACAAGACCGATCATGA
- a CDS encoding PhoH family protein has product MNLNTSPQFQDLLLEPADNARLANLCGHLDEHLRQIERRLGVEINNRGHQCRVIGEPAAIAIAVAVLEALYRSTRDEALTPASVHLTLQEAGADALVEELEPDADEVLIRTRRGLIRGRGPNQQRYLWSIKHHDLNFGVGPAGTGKTYLAVACAVDALESSTVRRLVLVRPAVEAGERLGFLPGDMAQKIDPYLRPLYDALYEMLGFERVTKLIERSIIEVAPLAFMRGRTLNDSFIILDEAQNTTVEQMKMFLTRIGFGSTAVVTGDVTQVDLPRNVQSGLRQVLQVLKDVEGISMTFFNARDVVRHPLVQRIVGAYARYEQDNPS; this is encoded by the coding sequence TTGAACCTAAACACGTCTCCCCAGTTTCAAGATCTATTGCTGGAACCCGCCGACAACGCACGGCTGGCCAATCTGTGTGGGCATCTGGACGAACATCTGCGCCAGATCGAACGCCGGTTGGGCGTGGAAATCAACAATCGCGGCCATCAGTGTCGGGTGATCGGCGAGCCGGCGGCGATCGCGATTGCGGTCGCGGTGCTGGAAGCGCTGTACCGAAGCACCCGCGACGAGGCGCTAACCCCGGCCAGCGTGCATCTCACCCTGCAGGAAGCCGGCGCCGACGCCCTGGTCGAGGAACTGGAGCCGGACGCCGACGAAGTGCTGATCCGCACCCGGCGCGGCCTGATCCGTGGCCGTGGTCCCAACCAACAGCGCTACCTGTGGAGCATCAAGCATCACGATCTGAATTTCGGGGTCGGTCCGGCCGGCACCGGCAAAACCTATCTGGCGGTGGCCTGCGCCGTGGATGCCCTGGAATCCAGCACGGTGCGGCGGCTGGTCCTGGTGCGGCCGGCGGTGGAAGCCGGCGAGCGGCTGGGCTTCCTGCCCGGCGACATGGCGCAGAAAATCGATCCCTACCTGCGGCCGCTCTACGATGCCCTGTACGAAATGCTGGGTTTCGAGCGGGTCACCAAACTGATCGAGCGCAGCATCATCGAAGTCGCGCCGCTGGCCTTCATGCGCGGCAGAACACTGAATGACTCCTTCATCATCCTCGACGAGGCGCAGAACACTACCGTGGAGCAGATGAAAATGTTCCTGACCCGGATCGGCTTTGGTTCCACGGCGGTGGTCACCGGTGACGTGACTCAGGTCGATCTGCCGCGCAACGTCCAGTCCGGCCTGCGGCAGGTACTGCAAGTGCTCAAGGATGTCGAGGGGATCAGCATGACCTTCTTCAATGCCCGCGATGTGGTGCGGCACCCACTGGTGCAACGGATCGTCGGGGCCTATGCCCGTTACGAACAGGACAACCCCTCATGA
- the miaB gene encoding tRNA (N6-isopentenyl adenosine(37)-C2)-methylthiotransferase MiaB, translated as MTRKLYIKTHGCQMNEYDSAKMADVLRVAHGLERTDDPDQADVLLLNTCSIREKAQEKVFSQLGQWKAHKSRRPGAVIGVGGCVASQEGEALRERAPQVDLVFGPQTLHRLPDMLSAVWADRHPVVDVSFPEIEKFDRLPEPRAEGPTAFVSIMEGCSKYCTFCVVPYTRGEEVSRPFAAVLAEVAALAAQGVREITLLGQNVNAYAGPTDDGESADLALLIEYVAAIDGIDRVRYTTSHPVEFSDRLIEAYARVPQLVSHLHLPVQSGSDRILALMKRGHTALEYKAKIRKLRATRPDISLSSDFIVGFPGETERDFEATMALIDEIGFDHSFSFIYSPRPGTPAASLADPTPLTVKKERLAHLQARIEDGARAMSQRMVGTVQRVLVDRLSRKDDRQLSGRTENNRVVNFDGPPGLIGRFADLAITEALPNSLRGRLLACPELPVAALKPAS; from the coding sequence ATGACGCGCAAACTTTACATCAAGACCCACGGCTGCCAGATGAACGAATACGACTCCGCCAAAATGGCGGATGTCCTGCGCGTGGCCCACGGTCTGGAGCGTACCGACGACCCCGACCAGGCGGACGTCCTGCTGCTCAATACCTGCTCCATCCGCGAAAAGGCCCAGGAAAAGGTGTTTTCGCAACTGGGCCAGTGGAAAGCCCATAAATCCCGCCGCCCCGGCGCGGTGATCGGCGTCGGCGGCTGCGTCGCCAGCCAAGAGGGCGAGGCGCTGCGCGAGCGGGCGCCGCAGGTCGATCTGGTGTTCGGCCCGCAAACCCTGCACCGGTTGCCGGACATGCTCTCGGCCGTGTGGGCCGACCGCCATCCCGTCGTCGATGTTTCCTTCCCGGAGATCGAAAAATTCGACCGGCTGCCGGAACCGCGCGCCGAAGGGCCGACCGCCTTTGTCTCAATCATGGAAGGATGCAGCAAATACTGCACCTTCTGCGTGGTGCCCTACACCCGCGGCGAGGAAGTCAGCCGGCCGTTCGCCGCCGTTTTGGCCGAAGTGGCGGCGCTGGCCGCGCAGGGTGTGCGCGAAATCACCCTGCTCGGCCAAAATGTCAACGCCTACGCCGGGCCGACCGACGACGGCGAGAGCGCCGATCTAGCCCTGCTGATCGAATATGTCGCCGCCATTGACGGCATCGACCGCGTCCGCTACACCACCTCCCACCCGGTGGAATTTTCCGACCGGCTGATCGAGGCTTACGCCCGCGTCCCGCAACTGGTCAGCCACCTGCACCTGCCGGTGCAAAGCGGTTCCGACCGCATCCTGGCGTTGATGAAACGCGGCCACACCGCGCTGGAATACAAGGCCAAAATTCGCAAGCTGCGCGCCACGCGCCCGGACATCAGCCTGTCCTCGGATTTCATCGTCGGCTTCCCCGGCGAAACCGAGCGGGATTTCGAGGCAACCATGGCGTTGATCGACGAGATCGGCTTCGATCACAGCTTCAGCTTCATCTACAGCCCCCGGCCCGGTACCCCCGCCGCCAGCCTGGCCGACCCCACGCCGCTGACCGTCAAGAAAGAACGACTCGCGCATCTGCAAGCACGGATCGAGGACGGCGCGCGCGCCATGAGCCAAAGGATGGTCGGCACCGTCCAGCGGGTGCTGGTGGACCGGCTCTCGCGCAAGGACGACCGGCAACTGTCGGGGCGCACCGAGAACAATCGCGTGGTCAACTTCGACGGCCCACCCGGACTGATCGGCCGCTTCGCCGATCTCGCCATCACCGAGGCGCTGCCCAATTCCCTGCGCGGTCGCCTGCTGGCCTGTCCGGAGTTGCCGGTGGCCGCGCTCAAGCCAGCCAGCTAG
- a CDS encoding protein kinase, translating into MTVPPDETQGRPVEVTCPGCFHPREWDAAGVCPICHYRAGLEGRSAALLPVGTQLKGYVVGEKLGQGGFGITYRGFDVTLKMKVAVKEYYPSEFVGRSTNRKMVVLNAHEHEDLFHYGLKTFLQEAQTIAQLRHPHLVRVINFFELNDTAYLVMDYYEGEDLARHLKPGEDNRESACRGDGRSSCCYRCWTACRKCIKPASCTGTSNRATCI; encoded by the coding sequence ATGACCGTACCACCGGATGAAACCCAGGGTCGCCCGGTCGAGGTGACCTGTCCGGGGTGTTTCCACCCGCGCGAGTGGGACGCGGCCGGGGTATGCCCGATCTGCCATTACCGCGCCGGTCTGGAGGGGCGATCCGCCGCGCTGCTGCCGGTCGGGACGCAACTCAAGGGCTACGTGGTCGGGGAAAAGCTGGGTCAGGGCGGATTCGGGATCACCTATCGCGGTTTCGACGTGACCCTGAAGATGAAGGTCGCGGTCAAGGAATACTACCCCAGCGAATTTGTCGGGCGCTCGACCAATCGCAAGATGGTGGTGCTCAACGCCCACGAGCATGAAGACCTGTTCCACTACGGACTAAAAACCTTCCTACAGGAAGCGCAAACGATCGCGCAGTTACGCCATCCGCATCTGGTGCGGGTCATAAACTTCTTCGAACTGAACGACACCGCCTACCTGGTCATGGACTACTACGAAGGCGAAGACTTGGCGCGGCATCTGAAACCGGGAGAGGACAACCGGGAGTCCGCTTGCCGTGGCGACGGGCGATCAAGTTGCTGCTACCGGTGCTGGACGGCTTGCAGAAAGTGCATCAAGCCGGCTTCATGCACCGGGACATCAAACCGGGCAACCTGTATCTGA